The Haloterrigena turkmenica DSM 5511 genome includes the window CGCGCCTCGCGGTCGCGCCCCAGGCGGCCGACCTCGCACGCGTCGCCGAGACGGGCGTCGAGACGTGGGCCCAGCACGTCGACCCGATCGAGCACGGCAGCAACACCGGCCACACGCTCGCCGAGTCGGTCGCCGACGCGGGCGCGGTCGGGACGCTGATCAACCACTCCGAGCGGCGGCTGAAACTGGCCGACATCGACGGCTCCGTCCGCGCCGCCGAGCGCGCGGGCCTCGAGACGGTCGTCTGCGCGAACAACCCCGAGCAGATCGGCGCCGCGGCGGCGCTGGGTCCGGACGCGGTCGCCGTCGAGCCGCCGGAACTGATCGGCACCGGAACGCCGGTCAGCCAGGCCGATCCCGATATCGTCGAGGACGCCGTCGAGGCGGCCGACAACGTCGATAGCGAGGTCTCGGTCCTCTGTGGCGCCGGCATCAGCACCGGCGACGACGTCGTCGCGGCCGGCGACCTCGGCGCCGAAGGCGTCCTGCTGGCCAGCGGCGTCGCGAAGGCCGACGATCCGCAGGCGGCGCTGGAGGACCTCGTCGACCCGCTCTGAGCGGGTCCCGATCGATTCGGCGGCGACGGCTCCGAACCGACGACTTTTCCCCCTGGTCGCGGTATCACCCAGCATGACCGACGAGCGTCCTCTCGACGTCGCGCTCGAGAACCGCCTGATGGGGAAGGGAATCTACGTGACAGACTGCGAGTACCGCCCGTCCGACGGCGACGTGGACGATGCCGACTCGCCCGATAGCGACGCGGGCGACAACACGGATTCTCCCGACGCGGACGACGATCTCGAGCCGTCCGGCGACGGCGTCGTCACGCCGCCGGACGGCACCGGACTCGCCCTCGAGTACGAGACTGTCGCCGAGACCGATGCGATCGGCAGCGGCGAGGTCGGTACCGTCGTCCGGACGCTGCTCGACGTCGCCGCCGAGCGCGAGTGGGCGCCGGGCCGCCTCGAGGCGACGTCGCTGACGACCGACGGGGACGTTCGGGGCCGCTGGCACGTCGAACGGGACTGGTTCGATCGGCTCGGCCTCGGGTTGGACGACCTCGAGTTCTCGCAGCGCGTTCTCGAGACGAGACAGCCGGAATCGGCCGACGAGTAGATAGATTAATAATATCTCACACACCAGTCGTCGTCAATTCGCCGATGACCGGAGAACAGATCTACGTCTCGCACGCGCCCGGCGACCTCGATCTCGTCCAAGAGCTGTTCTCGACGGTCAAGAACTTCCCATTCGGCGTCCACATCGCCCTCGAGGAGGTCGAATCCGGCCGCTCGCGGAAACGACTCGAGGGACGACTCGCGAACAGCGACGTCGTCGTCGCGGTGATCACCGACGACGCGGCGACCGACCGGTGGATCAACCAGGAGATCGGCTACGCGGTGGCCAAGGGGATTCCGGTGCTCCCGCTCTACGAGGACGAACGCCAGCGGGGCGGGTACGTAAGTGACATCGACGGCGTGACGATCGATCGGGAGAACCCGTCGTTTACGATCTTCAATCTGCTCAGTCGCCTCCGGAGCGAACTCGCGCCCCTTGGGGCGCTCTCGGTGCCCAACTGGTACATCCGGTTTCCCTGTACGATTCCCGACTGCGGTCACCCGGTCACGCTGGATATCGAACAGGACCAGACGAAGCTGTGGAAACAGTACAACCACGGGAAGCTGTTGACGGCCTCGTGTGCGGACTGTCGCTCGACGTACTACTTCGATCCGGCGACGATCGGCTTCGTTCGCCGAGAGGAGCGGCCCCAATAGCGGTCGTTGGGGTCGCCCGGAGCTCACCTCGCCCGGCTCGAGTCAGGTTCGATCGACGAACTCGACGATGCGCTCGGCGATCTCCTCACCGGCGTCCTCCTGTAGGAAGTGGGCCGCGTCGTCGATCCAGACGTCGGGCTGCTCGGTCGCGGTCGGGATGTGGTGTCGGAGCGGATCGCGGTCGTGGGACGTGATCGGATCCTCCCTTCCGAACAGCACGAACGCCGGTTTCTCCCACTCGCCGAGGCGCTCCTGTGTTTCGGCCATCAGCTCCGCCCCGGGGTCGTCGGGCGATGTCGGGACGAGGCCGGGGAACGTCCGTGCAGCCGCCATATACCGCTCGTTCGGGAACGGCGCGCGGTAGGCGTCGACCACTTCCTCAGAGAGCTCCCGATAACAGCCGTTCCGGACGAGTCTGCCGATGTCGAGGTCGTCGGCGGTCGCCACCATCTCGGCGAACTCGTGCCACCGGTCGCTCATCTCCTGGGTCCCGTCCGGAACGCCGGTGTTCATCGGGACGAGACGCGCGAACCGCTCGGGCCGGTGGACTGCGAGCGGGAGTCCGAGGACGCCGCCCCAGTCCTGGCAAACGAGCGTGACATTCGTCAGATCGAGTTCCTCGACGAACGTCTCGAGCGCGTCGTAGTGCATCTCGATCGAGTAGGCGTCGCGGTCCTCGTACCTGTCGGAGCGCCCGCAGCCGATCAGATCGGGGACGACGACACGACCGCGCTCGGCCAGGATCGGCATCATCTTTCGATAGAGAAACGACCACGTCGGTTCGCCGTGGAGGCAGAGGAACGTCTCCTCGTCTCCGCCGTCGTCCCCGTTCCCGCCGGCTTCGACGTACGCCATTCGCAACTCGCCGACGTCGACGTACTTCGGCTCGTAGTCGAAATCGGGCACGTCGGCGAATCGTTCCTCCGAGACGCGAACTACCATGAACAGTGTGACCACACAGCAATATTAAACGGTTGGGGAACCGACGTGAACGGGCTGCGCGTTGTCAACGCTCAAGCCCCCGAATCTCGAAACGGAACGCATTCGTACGGCGCTCTATGGGACGCAACCGACGCTTTCAGACGCTCGCTCCGTCCGTTTTCTCTCGAAGCGAACATCCAAAAACGTTATATTTTCGTTAACCACCTCTAGGAGTGTGGTTTACGAGACGAACAACCGGACGGTCGACGACGCGCTCGAGCGGGTACTGGCCGGCGAGCGGCTCGATCGCACCGACGGGCTGGCGCTGATGGCGCAACCGGTCGAACCGCTCGCCGAGGCCGGCGCCGTCGTGCGCGACCGCTTCGGCGACGGCACGGTCGACGCCTGCTCGATCGTCAACGCGAAGGCCGGCAACTGCGCCGAGGACTGCGGCTTCTGCGCCCAGTCAGTCCATTTCGACACCGGCATCGACACTTACGGCTTCCTCGGCCCCGAGAAGATCCTCGAGGCCGCCAAGCGAGCCGAGGCCGACGGCGCCCAGCGCTTCGGTATCGTCGTCGCCGAGAAGGGCGTCTCGAAGGAACACCGCCCCGAGGAGTGGGCGGAAGTCCTCGAGTCCATCCGGCTCGTTCGCGACGAGTGCGACCTCGAGGTCGATGCCTCTCTCGGAATTCTGACCGAAGAGGAGGCCGCGATCCTCGCTGACGAAGGGATCAACCACTACAATCACAACATCGAGACCTCGCCGCGGTACTTCCCCGAGATCGTCGACACCCACAGCTTCGAGGATCGGGTGGCGACCCTCGAGGTGGCGAAGGAAGCGGGGATGGACCTCTGTGCCGGCGTCATCCTCGGGATGGGCGAGACACCCACCGACCGCGTCGAGGCCGCGATCGCGCTCCAGGACATCGGGATCTCCTCGCTACCGGTGAACGTGTTGAACCCGGTCGAGGGGACGCCGCTGTACGAGCAGGGCGCCGACATCACGACCGAGGAGATCGTGAAGACGGTCGCGGTCTACAAACTGCTCCACCCCGAGTCGCGGGTGCGCCTGACCGGCGGGCGCGAGGCGAACCTCTCGCCCGAGGAGCAACACCTGCCGTTGGAGGCCGGCGCCGACGGCCTGCTGACGGGCGATTACCTGACCACGGAGGGCCAGTCGCCCGGCGACGACCTCGAGATCGTCGAACGGGCTGGACTCGAGCCCAACATGGAGGCCAACGAGTTCGATCCCGAGGCGGTCAAAGCGCGCCACAGTGACGCGGCGGAGTCGTCGACCGAGACGGCAGCGAGCACGAACGCGGGCACTGAACCGAGCGACGACTGACGATTGCGAATTCAGACAACTATGGACGAAGTCACGTTTGCAGTACTTGGCACGGGAGGTATCGGCCGACGAGCGCTCGAGGTCAGCCAGCACAAGGATCATCTGACGCCGGTCGCGGCCTGCGACCGTCACGGCACCGCGATCGACTTCGACGGGCTGGACGTCGACGAGCTCCTCGCTGCAACTGAGGGCAACATCGACAACGAAGTCGCAACCGACGGCGGTGAGCGAACCGACGGTTCACGATCCTCGTCAGAGCTTCGATCTGACGGCGGATCCGGCGCGACGACCACCGAAAGCGGGGACGGCGTCAAACAACACGGCGAGGACAGGGGCGTCGTCGCCTCCGAACAGGCTCGGGCCAGCGACGATCCCATCCAGGACGTCATCGATCACGGTGACGGGATCGACGCGGTCCTGCTCGCGCTGCCGAACTACGAGCACGACTTCATCCCGCGGGTCGCCGACCGCTTCCTCGAGGGCGGCTACTCGGGCGTGCTGATCGACGTCCTCAAGCGCTCGCGCGTGATCGACATGCTCGACGAGCGCAGCGAGGCGTTCGAGGACGCGGGAATAACCTTCATCTGCGGCGCTGGCGCGACGCCCGGCCTCCTGACGGGCGCCGCGGCGCTCGCCGCCCAGTCGTTCGTCGAGGTCACGGACGTCGACATCTGGTGGGGCGTCGGCCTTAAGTCGGGCTACGAGGACAACCGCGGCACCGTCCGCGAGGACATCGCCCACCTCCCCGAGTACGACATCGAAACGGCCCGCGACCTCTCCGACGCGGAGATCGAGGCGATCATCGACGAGCACGACGGCGTCATCGAGTTCGAGGACATGGAGCACGCCGACGACGTCCTGCTCGAGCGCGCCGGCGTCTGTGACGCCGAGGACGTCACGGTGGGCGGAATTCTCGACGTGCAAAGCGACGAGAAGCCGACGACCACGACCGTCCGCGTGACTGGCCGAACGTTCGACGGCGAGACGGCGACGAACACGTTCCAGCTCGGCGACGAGACGAGCATGGA containing:
- a CDS encoding haloalkane dehalogenase; translated protein: MVVRVSEERFADVPDFDYEPKYVDVGELRMAYVEAGGNGDDGGDEETFLCLHGEPTWSFLYRKMMPILAERGRVVVPDLIGCGRSDRYEDRDAYSIEMHYDALETFVEELDLTNVTLVCQDWGGVLGLPLAVHRPERFARLVPMNTGVPDGTQEMSDRWHEFAEMVATADDLDIGRLVRNGCYRELSEEVVDAYRAPFPNERYMAAARTFPGLVPTSPDDPGAELMAETQERLGEWEKPAFVLFGREDPITSHDRDPLRHHIPTATEQPDVWIDDAAHFLQEDAGEEIAERIVEFVDRT
- a CDS encoding toll/interleukin-1 receptor domain-containing protein produces the protein MTGEQIYVSHAPGDLDLVQELFSTVKNFPFGVHIALEEVESGRSRKRLEGRLANSDVVVAVITDDAATDRWINQEIGYAVAKGIPVLPLYEDERQRGGYVSDIDGVTIDRENPSFTIFNLLSRLRSELAPLGALSVPNWYIRFPCTIPDCGHPVTLDIEQDQTKLWKQYNHGKLLTASCADCRSTYYFDPATIGFVRREERPQ
- the bioB gene encoding biotin synthase BioB; translated protein: MVYETNNRTVDDALERVLAGERLDRTDGLALMAQPVEPLAEAGAVVRDRFGDGTVDACSIVNAKAGNCAEDCGFCAQSVHFDTGIDTYGFLGPEKILEAAKRAEADGAQRFGIVVAEKGVSKEHRPEEWAEVLESIRLVRDECDLEVDASLGILTEEEAAILADEGINHYNHNIETSPRYFPEIVDTHSFEDRVATLEVAKEAGMDLCAGVILGMGETPTDRVEAAIALQDIGISSLPVNVLNPVEGTPLYEQGADITTEEIVKTVAVYKLLHPESRVRLTGGREANLSPEEQHLPLEAGADGLLTGDYLTTEGQSPGDDLEIVERAGLEPNMEANEFDPEAVKARHSDAAESSTETAASTNAGTEPSDD
- the tpiA gene encoding triose-phosphate isomerase; the encoded protein is MFVLVNLKTYPCDPVAVADAVRDVDESTDARLAVAPQAADLARVAETGVETWAQHVDPIEHGSNTGHTLAESVADAGAVGTLINHSERRLKLADIDGSVRAAERAGLETVVCANNPEQIGAAAALGPDAVAVEPPELIGTGTPVSQADPDIVEDAVEAADNVDSEVSVLCGAGISTGDDVVAAGDLGAEGVLLASGVAKADDPQAALEDLVDPL